In the genome of Fructilactobacillus hinvesii, the window TTACAAAACAAATCGTCGTTCCATTTTAGTCATTGCGTTTGTCTCCTAATCGGGAATCTACGCAGGGACGATTTGTTAGTGCTCAGCTAGATTCACCAAGTGACTGTAGCTGAGCGGTTCTTCTACAATAATTAATTTCAGAAGAAACGATGAAAAGCTCGCTACCAGTTCACGTTGGTAGTGAGCTTTTTGTTTAGGTTGGTAATTCGTGTTAGCTAGAGGAGGAATTTTAGATGCGCTATGGAGTTATTGGTGCTGGTGCGATGGGATACCGGTATGGAGTTTTACTACAGGAAAAGGCGGGGATTCCAGTCGATTTTATCGAAACTTGGGATCCCAACCGCGAACAAGTCCAAAAGCAGGGTGGAGTGTACGTCTCGCGGGATCACGAAAATCGACATCTAGTTCCAATTAACATTTATGCTCCAGAAGATTACCACGGTCATCCAGACGTTTGGATTGTCTTTAAAAAGCAAATGCAACTAGCCGATGAATTAGAACGGGATGCAGCTGCGGGACTTTTCCACCCTGATCAGTACGTCTTTTCGGCCATGAACGGTTTAGGCCATTTTGAAAAGTTAGCTCAGTATTTTAATCCGGATCAGATGTTGGCGGGAACGGCCATGATTGCGACCGTATTAAACGGCCCCGGTGATGTGGATTTTATGGGACCAGAAAACGGTGAAGCCATGCACATGGCTCCCTATAATGACCAGGCACCTGACGAAACCATGGAAGAGATTTACGCCGACTTTCAACGGGCTACCCTAGGCCCAGAAATGTGTGGCAATTGGTTGGGAATGTGTTTAACCAAGGTGGCGTTTAACGCCGTCTGCAATACGTTATGTACGATGTTTGAGATTAACATGGGGCAATTTGGCTCCTATCCTGGGGCCGCTGAGATGGCAGAACAGCTCTTCAACGAGGCCCATGATGCAGCGGCACGGGCGGGAATTAAAATGATTGAAGACCGCGGGCAACAGGTGCAAAGCGTGTTAGATTCCTGCGTCAAGCTGAAGTACCACTATCCATCCATGTACCAAGACTTTTCCAAGGGCCGCCCGACGGAGGTCGATTACATCAACGGTTACATCGCCCGGTTGGGCCGGAAAAATGATTATCCGTGTCGAACCCATGAATTTGTAACTCACGAAGTCCATCTGGCTGAACAAATGCGCCAATACCGAAACTAAAAAGAGAGGTTAAAATTATGTCATTCCATTATTCAAACTGTGTTCCCAAAGGTGATAGTAACGCTACCGAAGATATCTTAAAAGCTGCTGCTAATCCGAAGGTGATTTCCTTTGCCGGCGGATTACCGGCTCCAGAATTATTTCCAGTGGCAGCCGTAAAAAAGGCCACCGATAAGGTATTTGACCAATTTGGACAGCAAGTGCTCCAGTATGCCGGAGCGCTGGGCTATTCCAAACTCCGCGAGCAAATTGCTGCAATCATGAAAACCCGACAGGTGAACACGACGGCCGATCACATTGCGATTGCGACTGGTTCACAGCAAGCAATTGACCTAGTTGCCAAAATGTTAATTAACCCCGGAGACGTAGTCTTAGTGGAAGATCCTACTTACCTTGCGGCCTTAGATGTTTTCCGTTCTTACGGAGCCCATCTAATTGGAGTTGAAATGGACGATGACGGAATGCGAATGGATGATCTGCAGCAGAAGTTAGCAGATTATCCGGAGGCTAAGTTTATCTACACGGTGCCAAACTTCCAAAACCCGACCGGGCGAACGATGACGGCGGCACGACGCCAGGAAATGGTGAAATTAACCCATGCTGCGGGAGTTCCCATTGTTGAAGATGATCCTTATGGAGCCATCCGTTACGCCGGAGAGACCGTTCCCCCCATCAAACACTTCGATCACCACGGAGAAGTGGTTTCCATTAGTTCGTTTTCGAAGATGCTAGCCCCTGGCCTGCGGATTGGGTGGTTAACGGCTGATCCCGCTTTCTTACAGAAGTACACGTTATTGAAACAAAATGCCGACCTGCATACCGATAACTTGACGCAGTACATCATTTCGCAATTCTTGATGGACGAGGACCTTCCTGCCCACATTAAGAAGATTACGGATGTGTACGAACACCGGGCCAAGTTAATGCTGGCTGAAATTGACCACGAATTTCCGGCAGACGTGTACCACAGTCAACCTGAAGGTGGGATGTTTATTTGGGTGCAAGTTCCTGGGGGCATTGACAGTGATGAATTAGCCAAACGGTGTTTGGAAGCCAACGTGGCCGTTGTTCCTGGCTCTGCCTTCTATTCTGGTAAAGCTGAACCTGGGACATTCCGCTTGAACTTCTCTAACATGAACGACGACCAAATCAAGGTCGGCATCAAACGGATTGCTAAGGTAATCAACGAGTTAGGCACGAACTAACTGCTTTTCCAACTGTTCTTTTTAAGGCCGACAATAGTCAGGATCACTGAAATTCGGTATACTGAAAGAACAAAGGATGGGATGGCAATGAAATTTAAACGGCTCAACGGGTGGACCTTGTTAACGTTAGGCTTATTTTTGGGTGGAAACGCCTTATTAAGTTTGGCAGTTTTTCATAGTGACATGGCAACCTTTTGGCGTTCTGAAATCGCAGCGGTTGTGATGGTGCTGGTTCCATTAGCGGTTTCTTGGTTTGGGATTCGCATCGGACTCTACGTGCTAGCGCTCGTTCAAGCTCTGTACGTGGTCGGCTACTGTAATGCGATTTACCGCCTATTCCAGCTTCCCCATCTGACTTGGCCATTGCGAATTGGGAGTTTAGTCTTCGTGGTGGTCGCATTAGGAGCATTGTTGTACTGGTTCCGGTTAGCTTGGCAAGCCCGTCAAGCTCTGACCCAGGAACGGGTGCAACGGTACCTAAAATTCAGAAAATAGCGAGGAATTCCATGAAAATTGATGAAAATGAATTTGTAACGGAAGCGGAAGCCGTCACGTACGCCCAAAAGACGATCACTGTCTCCCTGGCAGAGCTAAGTGAGCAGACGGAACCCACGATTCAACCATTGGTCCAGTTTCTAGAAGCGGCGATTAATTCGGATAAACTAGCGAGTGCCAACCTGCAGGTCAACGATGCTGAGGTGTTGATCCAGTTACAAACGTCGATCATTAACCTGCCGTTGACTTACGGGAAGAACATTCACAAGATTATGGTAGACGATGGTGAAGTGGATGTGAATGTCTACATGATCATCACGGCGCCAGAAATTAATCGTTCTAAACTTTGGATTGATGAATTGATGGCGGCGGACCAGCTGGTTGCTAATCCAGAACAAGCCTTGCGACAGTTTACGGACTGGGTGGAAGCGCAACTGACAACGTTAGCGGAAAACCAGGCGGAAGCTGCGGAAGCAGACTAGCTAATTTGCGATCAAGCTGTTATAATAAAGATATGCGACGAGCCGCATAAGCATAGCTTATGATGGGAACCACGTTAACTGCCGAATTGCAGGTGGTTTGACTAGGCGGTGATGTGAACACCGACCTAGTCCGCTTGGGAAACTAAGTGCCGAACTGAAAAACGCCTCTGATGATAAAATCAGAGGCGTTTTTTTGTGCTGTTATTATTGTTAATTTTTGAGGTAGTCGGCCTGAGTTAAGCCCATGTAGTGAACATCCCGATAGGCTCCCGCCGCAAAGAATTGCTCCTTAATCGTGCCTTCGATTTGAAACCCAAATTTTTGGTAGATGTGTAGTGCCGGAGCGTTCTCCACGTCTACGTAGAGATAGAGTTTGTGCAGGTTCAACTGGGTGAAGGATAACCGCAATAGTTGCTGCATGGCAGCTTGCGCGTAGCCGTGCCCGTTTTCGTTATCTAACAGGGTAATTTCAAATTCACCGACCCGGGCTACGGGGTCCAAGTCGATGATTTCGACCAAGCCCACCCCGTGCTGAGGTAGCTGAGTCGTTTGAATGGTTTGACTGACAATTTGTTTATCAGTGGTGTGCTGTTTTAAAAAGTCAGTGACGTCATTGGCACCCAGTAACGGGGGCTGGAACCAGAACCGTTGGGTACTAGTCTGTTGAAATAATTTTTGGATCAAAGCGTAATCAGCGGAATCAGTTGTCAGTGGTTGTAAAAAGATGGAAGCTGAGTGGGTCATGGCAGTTCTCCTATTTAACTAAGTAGACGCGGTCGTCAATCAAATCAAAGTGGGGTAAATACTGGTTGAGTTTTTTAATTCCAGGATCATCCACAAACTCGGCATGTTGCCAAAAGGCCGGGGAATTCGTCGCCCCGTCTTTTTCGCCAATCACAATCAGCTGGACCAGATTCCCGTCATTGCGGATGGCAGTGAGCAACTCATCATCAACGGGGACGCCATCGGGGGACCAACTCATGATGATGTAGTCCACCTGATCTTTGTATTTTTCGTAAGCATCTAGGGCACTCAGTTTTTCAATCGGGGTCACTTGGTGCTTGCCGGTTTCATTTTCCCTTTGCCATTCGAGGCTATCAGTGCCAATTACATTGGCCTTTTGGTCACGCAGTCCCTTGGTGATGTAGCCGTTGCCGGCCATCACTTCTAAGGCGGGTTTTCCGTCTAGATATTTAGCTAGCTGCTGGGTGAAAGATGACGAAATGTAGGCCCACATGCCGTAGTGGTCTTCTAGATAATCCCGAAACGAGCGCAGGTCTTTGTCAACTTGGGGGAGCAGGTTAGAAATCCGGTCCCACTCTTGGTCCCCGTTCGGATCACCCATAGCAAACCGCTCATTAACCCGTTGGTAGAGACGGTCTTGAATGTCCTCTGGTAACGTGAGGTTTGGAATGTCTTGCGGAAGGTGTCCCGCCTGTAGGAGTTGATCGGCCATGAGGGCGTGGTTCAACAGAAATTTAACCTCTGGATAGTGGTTAAAGGCCGCTCGATCCGCCTGCAAGCGTTGGATGTAGGCTGGAGTCTGATTCTGGTGGGGATGATTTTTTTGAAAGTTCTTTAAAAGTTGTTTGCGTTTCATAAAATTAGTTGTCCTGTTGGTTTAGTAGTTAAGATCGAGTTCTTCTTGGGTATCGTGGCCATCGTCGTGACGTCCCTTTTTCCCGTGGAGAAACCCATCGATCAGTTGATAAATTTCGTACCGGTCGTTGCCGGTTAACAGCTGCTCGTTAAAGTAAAGTTCCGTGCCGGAAATAAACAGTTTCGATAAATCCGTTTTTTCGCTGTCAACTCGACCACTGAGGTAGTCCATGGAGATTCCAAAGTAGGTAGCGAGCTTTTTAACTTCTATGTAAGACGGATTGCGGATGCCGCGTTCCCAGTTGCCAATTTGGGATGCGGTATTTTCGTGCCGTTTGTCGCTCGGAAACATATCATTGAGTTCGTGAGCAAGCTCAGCGAGGGTAATGTGCTTCCCGGTTCGTAATGCTTTGAGTCTTTCTGGGAACATATAACGACCTCCTTTTTCTTAATATTATACTTCATCCGGGGTTAAATGACAGGGGGCCTCGTTTTAAATTAGCCGGTTAAATGGTATGATTAAAGTACGAAAATTACTAGAGAGGGGAGGGATTTGATGCTTTATGTGGTGATTGCCCTCGTGATGTTAGTTCTCGGGCTGGTGGTTGGCTACGGACGGGAGAACCATCAGCTGAATCACCGGCTCTCGCAAGCTACTGCGAAGGTAGAGCAGTTGGAACAGGAGAACCAACGTCAGATTAAAGCAACCGTGGCGGCCATTCAGAAAAAAGTCGAGGATGAAGTGTTAGAACACCAAGCAGAAGTCAATGAAGAGATTGATGCTCAGGTTGCCGAAAATCAGCTACGCCAGGAGCGGATTGATTTTCAGTCTAAAAGTTTGCAAAGTTTTGCTAATCGGTTGGATAAGAGTGAACAGAATCTGCAACGAAGCCAAGCAGATTTGCACGAACTAAAACAGACCATCACGACCACTCGTGAACAGGCCGAACAGTTGCAACAGCAACGAACCGACTTGTTACATGAGAAGAGTGGGTTACTCCCAGAACAGGCCCAAGAAACCGTGTTGAACACGACCAAAACGGCTTTACAACAGGACTACGATCAATCAGTCCGAGATGAACACGAAGAAAACGTTCTGAACGCGACTAAGGAAGCCCGTCAGTTGATGGTTGAAGCAATTCAAAATGGCCCGATTGACGTTCCCCGTGACCACATTGATCGCAACGTGATTATTCCAGATGAGGGAATGCGGAATAAGATTATCGGAAAGAATGAGCAACGGCTCCGGTTGTTAGAAACGTTGATTGGCGTTGATCTAATTTTTAATCCCGATAGTCCTGAAACGTTGATTATTAGTACCAATGACCCGATTCGTCGTGAGATTGCCCGGGGAGTGATCAACGAATTAATTACGGCTCGGCAACTTAACAATGCGGTAATTGAGAACGTGGTTCGGAGTACCGAACGGCAAATTATTTCCCAATTGCGGTTAATTGGAGAAGAAACCTGTGCCAACCTGCACCTAGGTTGGGTTCATCCGGACTTGATGAAACTGATTGGGCGGTTGCAATACCGTACTAGTTATGGACAAAATGTTTTGCAACACTCAGTGGAAGTCGCAGAAATCTGCGGGATGATGGCCACTGAGCTTGGAACCAACGTGCGGTTAGCCAAACGCGCCGGATTACTGCATGACATTGGTAAGGCAGTTGACCGCGAAGTCAACGGAACCCACGTGGAGCTGGGCGTTCAGATTGCCAAAGCTTATGGAGAAGATGAAACCGTGGTGGAAGCCATTGCTGCTTCTCACGGTGACGTTGATTCAGAGACTACCATTTCCGTATTAGTTCGGGTGGCAGACTCCATGTCTGGTGCTCGTCCGGGCGCTCGAAGTGAGTCAGTGGAAGAATATCTAAATCGGCTCAAGGGGCTCGAACGAATTGCTAATGCTCATCCAGAGGTCAAAGATAGTTATGCCATTCAGGCTGGCCGAGAAATCCGGATGATGGTTGATCCAAAGGCTAGTGATGATCAGCAAACGGCTCAGTTAGCCCAACAGGTTTGTGCGCAAATTGAAAATGAACTGACCTATCCTGGTAAGATTAAGGTCACGGCGATTCGTCGTTCCAATGCCGTCCAGTACGTAGGTGGGAAACAGCCACCGCGCAAAAAACACGCTAGTTAAAATCCGTTCCGATGAGGACGGATTTTTTAGTTATTGTGACATTTCTACTAAGAATGTTTGGGGCAAACCGGCTTTGCCACAGCAAACTTAGACCAGTAGTTGAGTTTTAGAGAACGTTCTCGCTATAATAGATGTTAATTTATAAAAGTGCGAAGGAGCATGAACATGATTAGACAAACGAAGGCGTTTCACCTCGCCATTTTGGCGTTGTTAATTGCAATCATCATTTTACAAAGTTTTGTTCCATTTTTAGGCTACATTCCAGTTGGTCCAGTTAACATCACCATCGTTCAAATCACCGTGATCATTGCGGCCGTTCTTCTAGGTCCGAAAGATGGAGCCCTCCTCGGGCTCGTGTGGGGAGGTTTGTCCTGGATTAGAGCCTTTGCAGCCCCGACCAGTCCAGTTAGTACGCTGGTGTTTACAAACCCACTGATTTCGGTAGTTCCACGGGTATTAGTCGGTTTTCTGGCTGGTTATGTTTTTCTGTGGTTAACGAAGGCGCATTGGCACCAACTATGGGCACTCGTTGTCACTGGTGGTGTCGGAGCGGCTTTAAATACCATTTTGGTGGTAGGTTTGATTGCCCTGTTGTATCGCACCCCAGCAGTAGCCCATGCCTATGGGGTTGCTAATCCGAGTTTGTTGACAAAGGTTTTGATGGGGCTGGTCGGTACCAATGGGATTCCGGAATTAATCTTGTCAGCGATTGTGGTTCCCATCATTGCGACCCCCTTGTTAAAATTATGGCGTCGGTAGTCAAAGGAGTAACGAATGGAAAAAGAAACGGGCATCGCCTTTGAACACGTCCATTTTCGGTACCCATATCAGCCGGACCCCACCTTTCAGGACGTTAATTTTCAAATTTCAGCGGGGCAGTGGGTGTCGCTGTTAGGGGGGAATGGTAGTGGTAAATCAACCCTGTTAAAACTATTAGTAGGGTTAGAGCTCCCTGCCAGCGGGACCATTCGAATTAACGGGCAAGTGGTTCAGCCCATCAATCAGGCGGTAAACCAGACGGTAGGAATGGTCTTTCAGGATCCAGATAATCAATTTGTGGGGGCCACCGTGGCTGACGACGTGGCGTTTGGGTTAGCAAATCAAAATTTAACCCACACGGAGTTACAAAACCGCGTACAAGCAGCGCTACAGTTGGTTGATATGGAAACGACGTTAGCACAAGCTCCGGAACAATTATCAGGAGGCCAAAAGCAACGGGTGGCCGTTGCCAGTGTGATTGCCCGCCGGCCCCAGGTGTTGTTACTGGATGAGGTGACCAGCATGCTGGATCCGCAGGGACGACAGGAGTTAGTGGCCCGGTTGCACCAGTTACACCAGCAATTCGGCATAACTGTCCTGGAAGTAACCCATAACCCCAACGAAGCGGCTTTAGCTGACAACGTGGTGGTTTTACACGCCGGTCAAATTGCAATGCAAGGAGCACCAACCACGGTCTTTGCTCACTGTGAGCAACTAGAAAAATGGGGCTTGCAAGCGCCATTGCGGTATCGATTACAAAACTGGTTGAAAAACCATAATTATCCAATTTCAGCTGAGCAAGCAGCGAGCAACGAGAGTTTGAGGAATGCGATATGGCAATTGAAATCAAAAATTTAACTCATGTTTACCAAGAACATTCCCACGCGCGCACGGCCTTACAGTCAATTAATTTAACCATTCCCACCCAGCAAATTACTGCAATCGTTGGAAAAACCGGCAGTGGTAAATCAACCTTGATTAAGCATTTAAACGGACTGTTACAGCCGACCACTGGAAGCGTCTGGCTGGACCACCTGCAATTAACTGCTCGAAGTTCGGCTCGTGATTTACAGCAGGTTCGGCGCAAGGTAGGAATGGTATTTCAGAATCCAGGCCGCCAGTTGTTTGCTAAGACGGTGTTAGCGGATGTGATGTCGGGGCCGCTCGCTTTAGGAATGGAGCGCACGACTGCTCAGCGCCAGGCGCAACGGGCGTTAGAACTTGTTCATTTTCCGGTAGCGCTCAAAGACCAGG includes:
- a CDS encoding ketopantoate reductase family protein yields the protein MRYGVIGAGAMGYRYGVLLQEKAGIPVDFIETWDPNREQVQKQGGVYVSRDHENRHLVPINIYAPEDYHGHPDVWIVFKKQMQLADELERDAAAGLFHPDQYVFSAMNGLGHFEKLAQYFNPDQMLAGTAMIATVLNGPGDVDFMGPENGEAMHMAPYNDQAPDETMEEIYADFQRATLGPEMCGNWLGMCLTKVAFNAVCNTLCTMFEINMGQFGSYPGAAEMAEQLFNEAHDAAARAGIKMIEDRGQQVQSVLDSCVKLKYHYPSMYQDFSKGRPTEVDYINGYIARLGRKNDYPCRTHEFVTHEVHLAEQMRQYRN
- a CDS encoding PLP-dependent aminotransferase family protein; amino-acid sequence: MSFHYSNCVPKGDSNATEDILKAAANPKVISFAGGLPAPELFPVAAVKKATDKVFDQFGQQVLQYAGALGYSKLREQIAAIMKTRQVNTTADHIAIATGSQQAIDLVAKMLINPGDVVLVEDPTYLAALDVFRSYGAHLIGVEMDDDGMRMDDLQQKLADYPEAKFIYTVPNFQNPTGRTMTAARRQEMVKLTHAAGVPIVEDDPYGAIRYAGETVPPIKHFDHHGEVVSISSFSKMLAPGLRIGWLTADPAFLQKYTLLKQNADLHTDNLTQYIISQFLMDEDLPAHIKKITDVYEHRAKLMLAEIDHEFPADVYHSQPEGGMFIWVQVPGGIDSDELAKRCLEANVAVVPGSAFYSGKAEPGTFRLNFSNMNDDQIKVGIKRIAKVINELGTN
- a CDS encoding GNAT family N-acetyltransferase encodes the protein MTHSASIFLQPLTTDSADYALIQKLFQQTSTQRFWFQPPLLGANDVTDFLKQHTTDKQIVSQTIQTTQLPQHGVGLVEIIDLDPVARVGEFEITLLDNENGHGYAQAAMQQLLRLSFTQLNLHKLYLYVDVENAPALHIYQKFGFQIEGTIKEQFFAAGAYRDVHYMGLTQADYLKN
- a CDS encoding SAM-dependent methyltransferase; translation: MKRKQLLKNFQKNHPHQNQTPAYIQRLQADRAAFNHYPEVKFLLNHALMADQLLQAGHLPQDIPNLTLPEDIQDRLYQRVNERFAMGDPNGDQEWDRISNLLPQVDKDLRSFRDYLEDHYGMWAYISSSFTQQLAKYLDGKPALEVMAGNGYITKGLRDQKANVIGTDSLEWQRENETGKHQVTPIEKLSALDAYEKYKDQVDYIIMSWSPDGVPVDDELLTAIRNDGNLVQLIVIGEKDGATNSPAFWQHAEFVDDPGIKKLNQYLPHFDLIDDRVYLVK
- a CDS encoding helix-turn-helix domain-containing protein — translated: MFPERLKALRTGKHITLAELAHELNDMFPSDKRHENTASQIGNWERGIRNPSYIEVKKLATYFGISMDYLSGRVDSEKTDLSKLFISGTELYFNEQLLTGNDRYEIYQLIDGFLHGKKGRHDDGHDTQEELDLNY
- the rny gene encoding ribonuclease Y, coding for MLYVVIALVMLVLGLVVGYGRENHQLNHRLSQATAKVEQLEQENQRQIKATVAAIQKKVEDEVLEHQAEVNEEIDAQVAENQLRQERIDFQSKSLQSFANRLDKSEQNLQRSQADLHELKQTITTTREQAEQLQQQRTDLLHEKSGLLPEQAQETVLNTTKTALQQDYDQSVRDEHEENVLNATKEARQLMVEAIQNGPIDVPRDHIDRNVIIPDEGMRNKIIGKNEQRLRLLETLIGVDLIFNPDSPETLIISTNDPIRREIARGVINELITARQLNNAVIENVVRSTERQIISQLRLIGEETCANLHLGWVHPDLMKLIGRLQYRTSYGQNVLQHSVEVAEICGMMATELGTNVRLAKRAGLLHDIGKAVDREVNGTHVELGVQIAKAYGEDETVVEAIAASHGDVDSETTISVLVRVADSMSGARPGARSESVEEYLNRLKGLERIANAHPEVKDSYAIQAGREIRMMVDPKASDDQQTAQLAQQVCAQIENELTYPGKIKVTAIRRSNAVQYVGGKQPPRKKHAS
- a CDS encoding ECF transporter S component — translated: MIRQTKAFHLAILALLIAIIILQSFVPFLGYIPVGPVNITIVQITVIIAAVLLGPKDGALLGLVWGGLSWIRAFAAPTSPVSTLVFTNPLISVVPRVLVGFLAGYVFLWLTKAHWHQLWALVVTGGVGAALNTILVVGLIALLYRTPAVAHAYGVANPSLLTKVLMGLVGTNGIPELILSAIVVPIIATPLLKLWRR
- a CDS encoding energy-coupling factor transporter ATPase; the protein is MEKETGIAFEHVHFRYPYQPDPTFQDVNFQISAGQWVSLLGGNGSGKSTLLKLLVGLELPASGTIRINGQVVQPINQAVNQTVGMVFQDPDNQFVGATVADDVAFGLANQNLTHTELQNRVQAALQLVDMETTLAQAPEQLSGGQKQRVAVASVIARRPQVLLLDEVTSMLDPQGRQELVARLHQLHQQFGITVLEVTHNPNEAALADNVVVLHAGQIAMQGAPTTVFAHCEQLEKWGLQAPLRYRLQNWLKNHNYPISAEQAASNESLRNAIWQLKSKI